The sequence ATATATTAGATATATATTCACGTATGGGCACGTTCGAACTGGAAGGCGAAGAAATCATTGACCGTGAAGCGAAGGAGTTCGGCGGGAGTGCCCACGTTACCGTTCCCAAAGACTGGCGCGGCGCAGACGTGAAAGTCATCCGCGTCAGCGACCCCGACGAAACCGACGACCAAGACGAGTAACACGATGAACTACAACTACAGGTATCGTATCGACCCCGACGAAGCCGTTCAATCTGAACTAGAACGGCACATAGATGCCTGTAGGCAACTCTACAACCACTACTTGTACGAACTCCGCAACACGGGCGAGTACCTGTCGTATACCGCGATGCAGAATATGCTTCCCGACCTGAAAGATTGGTGGGACGATCTCAACGACGTGTACTCGAAAGTGTTACAGATGGTTGCCCGCCGTGTCAGCGACAACCTCGACCGCCTCAAAGAAAAGAAAGACAACGGGTGCAAAGTCGGGATGCTCAAGTGGAAATCACCGCGAGAGTATCGGAGCCTCACCTACAACCAGTCTGGTTTCGAACTCAAGAACACGAGTGACCAGACCATCCTTTCTCTTTCCAAGATTGGTGAGATACCGATACACCTCCACCACGACGTCCCCGATAACGCCCGCGTGAAACAAGTCACAGTCAAACAAGAGAAAACGGGCGAGTGGTACGTCATCTTCGGCATCGAAACCGAAGACGACGCGCCCGAAAAACCCGTTCTGGATGAGGTTGACTGCGACGACATGGTCGGCATCGACGTGGGTATCATCAAGTACGCTCACGACACCGACAGCACGATGGTCGGCAGTCTTGACCTCGAATCCGAGTACAAGCGGCTCGAACGCGAGCAACGAGCGTTGAGTCGCAAACAGGAAGGCTCGCAGAACTGGCACGAGCAACGCCGCCGCGTGGCCTGTAACCACGCTCGTATTGTACGGAAACGCCGCGACTTCCTGCACAAACTCTCAAACTACTACGCTCGGGAGTACGATCTCGTGGCAGTCGAAGACCTCGACGTTCACGGGATGATGCAACTGCCGTCGAACAGTCGCAACCGAGCGTCGGCGTCG comes from Haloplanus sp. XH21 and encodes:
- a CDS encoding DUF2080 family transposase-associated protein, translating into MGTFELEGEEIIDREAKEFGGSAHVTVPKDWRGADVKVIRVSDPDETDDQDE
- a CDS encoding RNA-guided endonuclease InsQ/TnpB family protein; amino-acid sequence: MNYNYRYRIDPDEAVQSELERHIDACRQLYNHYLYELRNTGEYLSYTAMQNMLPDLKDWWDDLNDVYSKVLQMVARRVSDNLDRLKEKKDNGCKVGMLKWKSPREYRSLTYNQSGFELKNTSDQTILSLSKIGEIPIHLHHDVPDNARVKQVTVKQEKTGEWYVIFGIETEDDAPEKPVLDEVDCDDMVGIDVGIIKYAHDTDSTMVGSLDLESEYKRLEREQRALSRKQEGSQNWHEQRRRVACNHARIVRKRRDFLHKLSNYYAREYDLVAVEDLDVHGMMQLPSNSRNRASASWRTFIDFLEYKCEREGTHFVKVEPEGTTQECAECGVVVKKELWVREHSCPTCGFETDRDENAAYNVLQRGLSELGVGYAEVTPAETALPTSATGGSSTVVDAKCVVETGSPTLKERTALAVSE